The nucleotide window AAAATACCGATCCTTTAAAAAAACTCCAACAGCTCTTTGGCGAACGTGATCCGTTATATCAAGAAACAGCTCATATTGAAGTGGATACTGTTAACCACAGTATTGATAAACTGATCACTTTTATTGAAACAACTATTACCAATTACTTAGCCCATCATGAAAACACTCAGCGTTGATTTATTTGGTCGAGCCTATCCTATTCATATTGGCTCAGGGTTACTATCAAATAGTTCTCTGATTACCCCACACATCACTGGCAAACAAGTGATGATTGTCACCAACGACACTGTGGCGCCTCTCTATCTTGCGACACTTCGCAATACGCTTAACGAGTCAGGTCTGACCGTAAAACAAGTGATTCTTCCTGATGGAGAAAGTTATAAGAACTTTGAGTCTTATCGCATAATATTAGACGCTCTTGTTGAAGCACGTTTTGAGCGACGTTCAACGTTGATTGCTCTGGGCGGTGGAGTCATCGGTGATTTAACAGGATTTGCTGCTGCCACTTTTTTGCGTGGTATTAACTTTATTCAAATACCCACCACCTTACTTGCTCAAGTTGACTCTTCTGTGGGTGGCAAAACTGGCATTAATCACCCCTTAGGTAAAAATTTAATCGGTGCTTTTCACCAACCGAGGGCAGTATTGGCAGACACAGATACCCTATCTACATTACCAGACAGAGAATACCGCGCAGGACTCTCTGAAGTGATTAAATATGGTTTTATTCGTGACATTGAGTTTATTACTTGGCTAGAAGAGCACAGCACATTCCTTAACGAGCGAGACCAAGCAACGCTCACAGAAGCCATTTATCGCTCTTGCCATAATAAAGCGGTAATTGTGGCAGAGGATGAATACGAAACAACAGGTCTCAGAGCGCTACTTAATTTTGGTCATACTTTCGGTCATGCGATTGAAACGGGAATGGGCTATGGGGCTTGGCTACACGGTGAAGCGGTGGCTGTGGGAATGTTAATTGCAAGTGAACTCTCACAACGTTTAGGCTTGATACCAAAAGACGATCTACAACGTATTATCAATTTATCGCGAGCATTACATTTACCTTACCAAGCGCCAGACCTTGGTGTTACTCGTTACTTAGACATCATGGCAGGAGATAAAAAAGTAGAAGCTGGAAAAATTCGTTATGTTCTTCTTGAAAAACTGGGTAAAGCAATGCTCTCGCAAGACGTTAATGAAAGTTTAATTAAAGAGGTATTATCACCAAACAGTGGACAGTTTATAGGCTCAGCCACTGAACAACCTATTTAGTTGAAAAGTACGACTTCATCATTAAATAATACAAAGTTTGTTTTGTTTAATCCAAATCCATTCATTACTCATTACCTCAGCTAAGGCAGCTGTGCTGCTTATAAAAATAAAATATTACCGCCTAAACATCATCATCAACTATTGATTGTTAAGGTAAGCTCAGAAGGGCGATCTTCTTGTACCGGTTTAGGTTGTCAGTTAGAGGAAATTATTTATGCGCCACAAAACTAAACCCTATTGTTCGTTGCTAACGGATATCTAGACTAGAAATGGGTTGCCCTAAAGCTGTTATGGCTGTATCATCCTATGCCCGGTATAAAAACTTAGTTAAATGCTAAGCTCCTGAAACTTTGTCCCGCAAGCTGGGACAAACAAGATGTCTGGGTAAAAATTTTTGCCTTTTTGGCCGTTTACAACAATTAGTACTTTATTGATTGGTAGAGGTTATTCGAGTGAACCATCCTTACATTCCATCTGAACAAGGTCTCTATGATCCGGTTAACGAGCACGATGCTTGTGGTGTGGGTTTTGTTGCCCATATTAAAGGGGTCAAGAGTCACAGTATTGTTCAACAGGGCTTACAAATTCTTGAACATTTAACGCACCGCGGCGCAACAGGTGCAGACCCGTTAGCTGGGGATGGTGCAGGGATTCTCATTCAATTACCGGATGCTTTTTTACGTAAAGTAACAACTCCATTAAATATTACCCTGCCTGAAGTGGGCCACTATGCCGTAGGCATGGTATTTCTCCCGCAAGATACAACAAAGCGCGAGCAGTGTGAAAATATCTTAGCTGAATGCTTGAAAGAAGCAGGGCAACGCGTACTTGGCTGGCGTAGCGTACCAACTGACAATAACGGTTTAGGCGAGAGCGTCAAAGTTGTTGAGCCTGTCATAAAACAAATTTTTATTGCACAGGGTGATAACTGCGCAGATCAAAATGCGTTTGAACGTAAATTGTTCGTTGCAAGAAAGCGCAGTGAACATAAAGTCATTGCCTTAGGCATAGATCGTAAAGAGTTTTATGTTCCCTCATTGTCATCACGTACCATGATTTATAAAGGGATGTTATTAGCTGACCAAGTAGGTACTTACTATCTTGATTTAAAAGACCCAGAAATGGTGTCTGCTTTAGCGCTAGTTCATCAACGGTTCTCAACCAATACCTTCCCAACCTGGGATTTAGCTCATCCATTCAGAATGATTGCGCACAATGGTGAGATCAATACCTTAAGAGGTAACGTCAACTGGATGGCTGCGCGCCGTGCAGCGATGGAGTCGGTGTTATTAGGAGAAGATCTTAAAAGTATCTGGCCTCTCATTGATGAGGGTCAATCTGACTCAGCGAGCTTTGACAATGCCCTCGAATTGTTAGTGGCAGGTGGTTACCCACTTACCCAAGCCATGACTTTATTGATTCCAGAAGCCTGGGCCGGTAACCCGTTAATGGATGAAGAGCGTCGTGCCTATTACGAATATCATGCAGCGCTGATGGAGCCATGGGATGGCCCTGCCGCTGTAGCCTTTACTGACGGTCGCCAAATTGGTGCCACCCTAGATCGTAATGGTCTACGTCCTGCCCGTTATTTGCAAACCAGTGATGATTTGGTGTTAATGGCATCAGAGATGGGGGTATTACCCATAGCGCAAGAAAAAATCATCAAAAAGTGGCGCCTTCAACCTGGCAAAATGCTTCTTATCGATATGGAGCAGGGTCGTATCATTAGTGATGCTGAGCTCAAAAAAGAGTTGGCTAGTGCCCACCCTTATCGTGAATGGCTATTAAAAACCCAGACTCGTCTGGAAGAACTTCCTGCACCCAAGGAAGTAGTAACGGAAGACACCGCCACCTTACTTGATCGTCAGCAAGCCTTTGGCATGACGCAAGAGGAATTAAAGTTCTTGATGGTACCGATGGCCACCACCGGTCAAGAGGCTGTGGGGTCAATGGGTGATGACACACCTTTGGCTGTACTATCAAATCGCCCCAAATCCTTATACCAGTACTTTAGACAATTATTTGCTCAGGTAACCAACCCACCAATTGATCCAATTCGTGAAGAATTAGTCATGTCATTGGTGTCTTTTATTGGCCCTAGACCAAACTTATTAGGTCTGCATAGTAACGAGCCTCAACCAAGATTAGAGGTATCACAACCTATTTTATCTGTCGAGGATATCAATAAGTTAAGACATATTGATCAGTACACCAACAATCAATTTAAGGCGCATGTTCTGTCCATTAACTTCCCTGTTGCCAATGGTACCAAAGGCATGGAAGGGGCCGTCAACCAATTGTGTATGGATGCCGAAGAGGCCGTTAAAC belongs to Ferrovum sp. PN-J185 and includes:
- the aroB gene encoding 3-dehydroquinate synthase encodes the protein MKTLSVDLFGRAYPIHIGSGLLSNSSLITPHITGKQVMIVTNDTVAPLYLATLRNTLNESGLTVKQVILPDGESYKNFESYRIILDALVEARFERRSTLIALGGGVIGDLTGFAAATFLRGINFIQIPTTLLAQVDSSVGGKTGINHPLGKNLIGAFHQPRAVLADTDTLSTLPDREYRAGLSEVIKYGFIRDIEFITWLEEHSTFLNERDQATLTEAIYRSCHNKAVIVAEDEYETTGLRALLNFGHTFGHAIETGMGYGAWLHGEAVAVGMLIASELSQRLGLIPKDDLQRIINLSRALHLPYQAPDLGVTRYLDIMAGDKKVEAGKIRYVLLEKLGKAMLSQDVNESLIKEVLSPNSGQFIGSATEQPI